Genomic segment of Leptidea sinapis chromosome 30, ilLepSina1.1, whole genome shotgun sequence:
ttattagtacTGATAAATACATCAAACATCACCGCAGTTAGTTTATTAGTATAACGATGAGCAACTTTCACAAAGTAAAGTTATCTTGAGTATTCGACGTTACATCGCAGTTATTGTACTGGTTCCCTCGGTAATGTAGGAAATGATAACAGCAGCGACATAGCGtcaaacaaaaattgtaaagaaACCAACTTTCTAtgagtaaataatttatagcGCGTTTCCTTTGAAAGTTGCGCGTCTAATACTGGTTAGCAATACTGATGCGTTAGTTAATCTGTTAACATGCCAATTACTTCGTGTTTGCCTCACCTTCAAAGTTTCCAATCATCGCAGATAACGGCAGGGGAATACTCTCTGCGGAGAGATATTTGTTAGGAGTTATCTTTATGTCCGAGCATGCACCGAAGGTTTCCTGGTCGCCACATCCAAGCTCTCCTCTTCCGTCCTCGCAAATGCCCCAGTTGTTTCCTGCGACGTACCTCCACTGAAGAACACAGTGTTCGCAAGAGATATCATCTGGTATCCTGTATCTTACTGTGAAGGTCCCGCCTGTAGAAGGGTAATATAGATAGCCGCCATCTTCCAACTCAAGTTGGTGCTCGTCAAAGCATTCCTGGTTAGATTCAGAAGTGGGATCAGTACATATCTTGAAGTACCAGTACCCTTTATGATAAACGGAAAGCTGGACTGTCATCTCGACTACTTCTCCGGCCTCGTATTCGGCGACGATGATACCCAGACCGTATTTGCCTCCCAATTCGTGGGTTCTGGGTGTTGCCATGTTGTAGGCGTCGCCGCAAGCTCCGCATCTAATAAATACCGAAAAGTAAAGTTATAGTGCtaccttaaattataattattatgactaaataactatattatgaactattatatatataagaatgcCGCGTGGTTTCAGCTTCGCTTATATAAGGTATATACCGATCTCGTTTTAGTGGAAAGTCCAGTAAGTCGGACTATTgacttatttttgttaacataaaagttttatttcacttagtgattatttaattattatattatattctttagattcacatttttaaattcgttacaTCTTTTAAATGGAAAGTCCGattctaataattttaatgggataaggattaatacagTGGTATGAATTATTGTCGGCACTTATATGaacttttaaaaagtaaaaaaattatattggcATAACTACAGTATGTACATATGGTATCGCGGGTTTTTTTCTatagatattgatacgttcaataatactgtagaacatttttttgcTCTATCATTTATGACGTTATATACATAAGAACGTTATtgtctatcatcaatagtttccgcaacgcacgcgatgacagattttttatgactaaTTTGTTCACACCTAGgggttatattattgaatttttattaggtatccctatatttattgaaaatgataGTTATACTCGTAATAGTAATAGAGTTCTTGTAGGCTACACCGTACGGAACTCTAAAAGTAGCCCAGTACTTATctctacatataaataaaattggagtgtctgtttgtaatatttatatatccgttttttactacatgtttgtgaatatacagggtgtcctaAAACTCAACGATAGcctggtaccgggcgagaggccaaggtataccagttatgaaaaaaaaaaaaaatctatgtcacttagtcaagcgatgatagacatttttcgaaaatgtaaaaaatttgacaccctttgtcgcatttttaggtactgtgatcgcaatttttacaattttacagtgatttttttaataatgttatctcaaataacagtgctattaatggtaaccacaaatgaaagtaatattcattgttaactaagtaaaataaataaaattttggttgCCCAGCACATTATGCCCGGCCTGTaagagaatatttaaacgaattaTATCCTGGTAAATGGATCGGACGCCTTGGACCAATTTCATGGCCCCCTCGGTCCCCAGACCTGAAtccagtagattttttttactggggatgcataaaaaaaaaggtctaCTCAAAACCAATTCTAAATGTAACAGAATTGCGCTTAAAAATTGATGCAGCATCAGAAGAAATCAGTGCGAGGAGATTTGCAAGACTGGTGAACAGGTCATTTCTGAGGCGATGCAGAGCTTGTATTCGTGCTGGAGGGAAACAATTTGAGCATCTGCTTTAATTTTAAGAGGATGACAAAGTGTTACGATAATTTaccattttattttgattaaattttccatgagttcctttcgcaaaaaatacgaaatagcagttttattggcaagaaaagtggcaaatgttgtactattttgaaaCCTAGACTAAATGgaccatcttttaaaaaaacttgccataggtagtgtagtacatttttttccaacgtagagtgtcaaagttgactgacataaattttataaaccataactcgtcaaaatttaatttattttacttagttaacaatgattattactttcatttgtggttaccattaatagcactgttaaTTTGGTTTTGttaactggtataccttggcctctcgcccggtaccaggttatcgttgagttttgggacaccctgtatatacggtacaccaaaatattttttttacaatttttgtgtgtctgtctgtttgtttgttccggctaatataatataaattaactattaacatatttaaaaataaaaaaatatttaaattagtaataatGGTGTCTTATGTTTGCTCGCAAAATTTTGTTTCCTTTCTTTTCGCCTTTCTATTCAATGAGCTATGGTTTTGATTCCTGCTAGGACATTTTTTCTAGATCAAGGTGTTTAGTAAGCTATTAGACTTTGTTTTTCACTCATCACCACTGTGCCACATGTATAATAGATTGTTTCATTAGCTGTCAGATAAATTCACTGAAATCACCGTAACTAGTCTTTTGCtgcacgtaaaataatacgcacagATACGCGCTCGCACGCGCGCTTAAATCGCGCGGTAATTGATTTTCAACAATTAGAGAGCCGGTGACACAAAGGGTTAATTCTCGCTCGACGCATTACCAGTGTGTTTTCGGTTCTCGAATTCATATTTACGAATATTCGACGTTTTATAAAGTCAGTATCGCTCCTGTAAttttctggtgttacaagagaggaTGGGCGGCggggatcacataccatcaggtgacccctaTCTATGCTCGTTTGTCATCTTCttctataaattataaaaagaacttATTGTGAATGTACATGAATTTGACAAGTCACCGCACCACATAATCTTAGGAATACGAAGTTCGAAGTGACCTATTTCAGTTTTAGTTAATACGTTAGTATCGATCCCTAATCTGTGGTTTTAGTAAGAATGAGaatttaccagttggaggctcctttgcacaggatgccggctagactatgggtaccacaacggcgcctatttatgccgtgaagcagta
This window contains:
- the LOC126973912 gene encoding uncharacterized protein LOC126973912, translating into MWQMIALSAFVVSVSGHGRVLDPPGRASMWRKGYPTPHNYDDDGLNCGGFHTQYGVNHGLCGACGDAYNMATPRTHELGGKYGLGIIVAEYEAGEVVEMTVQLSVYHKGYWYFKICTDPTSESNQECFDEHQLELEDGGYLYYPSTGGTFTVRYRIPDDISCEHCVLQWRYVAGNNWGICEDGRGELGCGDQETFGACSDIKITPNKYLSAESIPLPLSAMIGNFEGEANTK